Within the Burkholderiales bacterium genome, the region CAGGTGCGATTCGCGGAAGTTGGGTGAAGAACCGCTGGACGCGGGGTTTCCCACACGCCGAACGGCGCATACAATGGCTTTTGCACTTAGCGCAGGAAAGACCACACTATGTTTGCCGGCGTCATCCAAGCAACGGGCGAAATCAGCAGCGTGAAACGGCGCGGCAACGGCCTGCGAATAACCATTTCTACCGCGCTCGATTTGCGCGACATCCGGACCGGCGACAGCATTGCCGTTGACGGCATCTGCCTGACGGCAATTGCAAACTCTGTCCATTCCTTCAGCGCGGACGTGTCGCGTGAAACTCTGAATTGCAGTGCCGGTTTCGTGGAACGCGGTAAAGTCAATCTGGAAAAGGCATTGCGTGTTTCCGACCGCATCAACGGTCACTTGATGAGCGGACATGTCGACGGCACAGGACGGGTGCTGAAATTCGAGACAGCGGGAGAATGCTGCTTGCTGTCAATCAAGGCTCCACGCAGCTTGGCCAAATACATTGCTCGCAAGGGCTCGATTGCAGTCAACGGCGTGAGTTTGACGGTAAACGATACCAAGAGCGGGGCATTTACTGTTAACTTGATACCGCACACTCTTGACGCCACGACCATGAAATACTTAAAGCGCGGCGCCAAGGTCAACGTCGAGGTTGACATGATGGCGCGTTATATAGAACACATTTTCAGGCAGGATCGAACATCCCACCAAAATCGCAAAAAGCCTTAA harbors:
- a CDS encoding riboflavin synthase; its protein translation is MFAGVIQATGEISSVKRRGNGLRITISTALDLRDIRTGDSIAVDGICLTAIANSVHSFSADVSRETLNCSAGFVERGKVNLEKALRVSDRINGHLMSGHVDGTGRVLKFETAGECCLLSIKAPRSLAKYIARKGSIAVNGVSLTVNDTKSGAFTVNLIPHTLDATTMKYLKRGAKVNVEVDMMARYIEHIFRQDRTSHQNRKKP